A single region of the Deferribacter autotrophicus genome encodes:
- the purQ gene encoding phosphoribosylformylglycinamidine synthase subunit PurQ, whose protein sequence is MKAGVVVFPGSNCDHDCYHVLKHVCGIETSFIWHKDTEINDYDLIVLPGGFSYGDYLRCGAIASKSPIMDTIIDFAEKGGYVIGICNGFQILTESGLLPGALLKNRSLKFICKNVYLRVENSFTPFTSLYSIGEIVKIPIAHMEGNYYIDEDGLKELKNNSQIVFKYCDEYGEINKESNPNGSIENIAGIINKRGNVLGMMPHPERAAEDILSSKDGLYLFKSIIDFIKEG, encoded by the coding sequence ATGAAAGCTGGAGTTGTAGTTTTTCCCGGTTCTAATTGTGACCATGATTGTTATCATGTGTTAAAACATGTTTGCGGTATAGAAACCTCTTTTATTTGGCATAAAGATACGGAAATTAATGATTATGATTTAATTGTTTTGCCAGGCGGTTTTTCTTATGGTGATTATCTTAGATGTGGAGCAATTGCTAGTAAGTCTCCCATTATGGACACTATTATAGATTTTGCTGAAAAGGGTGGCTATGTAATTGGTATATGTAATGGTTTTCAGATTTTAACTGAAAGTGGTCTTTTACCAGGTGCACTGTTAAAAAATAGAAGTCTTAAGTTTATATGTAAAAATGTATATTTAAGGGTTGAAAATAGTTTTACTCCATTTACAAGCCTATATTCTATAGGAGAAATAGTAAAAATACCTATAGCTCACATGGAAGGGAATTATTATATAGATGAAGATGGTTTGAAAGAATTAAAAAATAATTCTCAGATAGTTTTCAAATATTGTGATGAATATGGAGAAATCAATAAAGAGAGCAATCCAAATGGATCGATTGAGAATATTGCAGGGATAATCAATAAAAGGGGTAATGTGCTAGGAATGATGCCTCATCCTGAAAGAGCAGCTGAAGATATTCTTAGCAGTAAAGATGGTTTGTATCTTTTTAAAAGTATTATTGATTTTATCAAAGAGGGTTAA
- the purL gene encoding phosphoribosylformylglycinamidine synthase subunit PurL has translation MRIYESFNYPEVNVDVAKEMGLTEEEFEKAVEILGRVPNYIELGIFAAMWSEHCSYKSSRIHLKKFPTEAEWVVQGPGENAGIIEIDGDLCACFKVESHNHPSYIEPYQGAATGVGGILRDVFTMGARPIACMDGLRFGNIKDDKSRYIFEGVVSGIAGYGNCFGVPTVGGETFFHDSFKNNPLVNAFALGVVKKDRIFKAKAEGVGNPVIYVGAKTGRDGIHGATMASEEFGEDSEKKRPNVQIGDPFKEKLLLEACLELMKNDFIVGIQDMGAAGLTSSSFEMASRAGSGVELYLDKVPCREEGMTPYEIMLSESQERMLIVAKKGYEDKVLEIFDKWDLDAEIIGKVTDDGYVRLFWKDEQVAELPAKPLGDEAPVYDRPYKEPSYYRELKHDDFAFANLDLDKTFEMMISNPNIASKRWIFEQYDHMVRTNTAVLPGSDATVLRLKGSKKGIVLSMDCNSRYCYLDPYKGGQIAVIEAARNVAMSGGRPLAITDCLNFGNPEKPEVMWQFVKAIEGMSFACEKLNTPVVSGNVSFYNETDGKGIYPTPTVVMVGVIDDVEKRIESHFVGEGNLIYLIGENKGEIGGSEFLSYCLDMDEGVVPEPKIEENIKLINFMIDAVKNELLLSAHDVSLGGLVITLFEMCVKNKIGAQVQFDYKMNDFRYLFSETQGLAFVEVNPAKEEKFLLYANKYGLRTERVGVTGGKEFKVKKGRRVVLLYDLEDLIYQYEREIERWMK, from the coding sequence ATGAGAATTTATGAAAGTTTTAACTATCCAGAAGTGAATGTAGATGTTGCGAAAGAGATGGGGCTTACTGAAGAAGAGTTCGAAAAAGCTGTAGAAATACTAGGACGAGTACCAAATTATATTGAGCTTGGGATATTTGCTGCAATGTGGAGTGAACATTGCAGTTATAAAAGCAGTAGAATTCATTTGAAAAAGTTTCCCACCGAGGCTGAATGGGTAGTTCAGGGACCTGGTGAAAATGCAGGAATAATTGAAATTGATGGTGATCTATGTGCTTGTTTTAAGGTTGAGAGTCATAATCACCCTTCTTATATTGAGCCTTATCAGGGGGCTGCTACAGGAGTTGGTGGTATATTGAGAGATGTTTTTACCATGGGTGCAAGGCCGATTGCCTGCATGGATGGGTTGAGGTTTGGCAATATAAAAGATGATAAAAGCAGATATATTTTTGAAGGTGTTGTTTCTGGAATTGCAGGGTATGGTAACTGTTTTGGAGTTCCTACAGTTGGTGGTGAAACATTTTTCCATGATTCTTTTAAGAACAATCCTCTAGTAAATGCATTTGCCTTAGGGGTTGTAAAAAAAGATAGGATTTTTAAAGCAAAAGCAGAAGGTGTTGGTAATCCTGTAATTTATGTCGGTGCAAAAACTGGTCGAGATGGTATACATGGGGCTACGATGGCCAGTGAAGAGTTTGGTGAAGATTCAGAAAAAAAGAGACCAAATGTGCAGATAGGGGATCCTTTTAAAGAAAAACTACTTTTAGAAGCTTGTCTCGAATTGATGAAGAATGATTTTATTGTAGGAATACAGGATATGGGAGCTGCTGGCCTCACAAGTTCATCCTTTGAGATGGCCTCAAGAGCTGGTTCTGGAGTTGAGCTTTATCTTGACAAAGTTCCATGTCGTGAAGAAGGGATGACACCTTATGAAATAATGCTTTCTGAGTCACAGGAAAGGATGCTGATTGTTGCAAAAAAAGGGTATGAGGATAAAGTACTAGAAATATTTGATAAATGGGATCTTGATGCTGAAATTATAGGAAAGGTTACTGATGATGGTTATGTAAGATTGTTTTGGAAAGATGAACAGGTGGCTGAACTTCCTGCAAAACCTCTGGGTGATGAGGCCCCAGTGTATGATAGACCTTATAAAGAGCCTTCATATTATAGAGAGTTGAAACATGATGACTTTGCTTTTGCCAATTTGGATCTTGATAAAACATTTGAAATGATGATTTCAAATCCTAATATTGCTTCTAAAAGATGGATTTTTGAGCAATATGATCACATGGTAAGAACGAACACTGCTGTTTTACCTGGATCTGATGCAACTGTTTTGAGATTGAAAGGGTCAAAAAAAGGTATTGTTCTTTCAATGGATTGTAATAGTAGATATTGTTATCTAGATCCATATAAAGGCGGTCAGATAGCTGTAATTGAAGCTGCCAGAAATGTAGCGATGAGTGGTGGTCGCCCTCTTGCAATTACAGACTGTTTAAACTTTGGTAATCCTGAAAAGCCTGAAGTAATGTGGCAGTTTGTAAAAGCTATAGAGGGGATGAGTTTTGCTTGCGAAAAATTGAATACTCCTGTCGTAAGTGGAAATGTGAGTTTTTACAATGAAACGGATGGTAAAGGGATATATCCTACACCTACTGTGGTTATGGTAGGAGTTATTGATGATGTGGAAAAAAGAATTGAATCCCATTTTGTTGGAGAAGGGAACTTAATTTATTTAATTGGTGAGAACAAAGGTGAAATTGGAGGAAGTGAGTTTTTATCATATTGCCTTGATATGGATGAAGGTGTTGTTCCTGAACCAAAAATTGAAGAAAATATAAAACTTATAAACTTTATGATTGATGCTGTTAAAAATGAACTGTTACTTAGTGCCCATGATGTTTCATTGGGTGGGCTTGTTATTACACTTTTTGAAATGTGTGTTAAAAATAAGATAGGTGCTCAAGTTCAGTTTGATTATAAAATGAATGATTTTAGATATCTTTTCAGTGAAACTCAGGGACTTGCCTTTGTGGAAGTTAATCCTGCTAAAGAAGAAAAATTTCTTTTATATGCGAATAAATACGGTTTACGCACTGAAAGAGTTGGAGTTACCGGAGGGAAAGAATTTAAAGTGAAAAAAGGTAGAAGAGTTGTGCTTTTATATGACCTTGAAGATTTAATTTACCAGTATGAAAGGGAAATTGAAAGATGGATGAAATAG